A window from Pseudomonas sp. Tri1 encodes these proteins:
- a CDS encoding GlpM family protein, with protein MFKAALGAAVVVILAMLAKTKNYYIAGLVPLFPTFALIAHYIVGKGRSLDDLKTTIVFGMWSIIPYFVYLATLYVMVDRMRLEASLAVAAVAWLMAATVLVSVWVRVHG; from the coding sequence ATTTTCAAGGCGGCCCTCGGTGCGGCCGTGGTGGTCATCCTGGCGATGCTGGCCAAGACCAAAAACTATTACATCGCCGGGCTGGTGCCACTGTTCCCGACCTTCGCCCTGATCGCCCATTACATTGTTGGCAAAGGCCGCTCGCTGGACGATTTGAAAACCACCATCGTGTTTGGCATGTGGTCGATCATTCCGTACTTCGTCTATCTGGCGACGCTTTATGTGATGGTCGATCGCATGCGCCTGGAGGCTTCCCTGGCCGTGGCGGCGGTGGCATGGCTGATGGCCGCGACGGTGTTGGTCAGCGTCTGGGTGAGGGTCCACGGCTGA
- a CDS encoding NAD(P)-dependent oxidoreductase produces the protein MSKIAIIGATGRAGSQLLEEALRRGHSVTAIARNTAKVGKRAGVVSQQLDVLDSEALIAAITGHDVVISAAHFATVPADKLIAPVKAAGVKRLLVVGGAGSLLLPDGTRVIDSDGFPEEYLAEASAGALFLDVLRKEQDLDWAFLSPSAEFVETERTGQFRLGKDHLLFDDAGRSWISFADFAIAMIDEVETPQFSRARFTVGY, from the coding sequence ATGAGCAAAATCGCAATCATCGGCGCCACCGGTCGGGCCGGCAGCCAACTGTTGGAAGAAGCCTTGCGTCGTGGTCACAGCGTGACGGCCATTGCCCGCAACACCGCGAAAGTCGGTAAAAGGGCCGGGGTGGTCAGTCAGCAGTTGGACGTATTGGACAGCGAGGCGCTGATCGCAGCCATCACCGGCCATGATGTGGTGATCAGTGCCGCTCACTTTGCCACCGTACCGGCCGACAAGCTCATCGCGCCGGTAAAAGCCGCCGGGGTCAAGCGTTTGCTGGTGGTCGGCGGGGCCGGTTCGTTGCTGCTGCCGGACGGTACTCGGGTGATCGACAGCGATGGCTTCCCGGAGGAATACCTGGCAGAAGCCAGCGCCGGCGCGTTGTTCCTGGACGTGCTGCGCAAGGAGCAGGACCTGGACTGGGCCTTCCTCTCGCCTTCGGCGGAGTTCGTCGAAACCGAGCGCACCGGCCAGTTCCGTCTCGGCAAGGATCACCTGCTGTTCGACGACGCCGGACGCAGTTGGATCAGCTTTGCCGATTTCGCCATCGCGATGATCGATGAAGTGGAAACGCCACAGTTTTCGCGGGCGCGGTTCACCGTCGGTTACTGA
- a CDS encoding MBL fold metallo-hydrolase: MTAFTPLKRLLLATASMAFAAHTWAADLTLDVYNPGAAAVFPVTSVLVSGEKDAILVDAQFGKTQAEQVVEKIRASGKRLTTIYISHGDPDYYFGLETLTAAFPEAKVLASAPTVEHIKQTVDGKLKYWGPILKADAPAKAVVPQVLKGDSLTLEGKRLQIVGLEGPQPDRSFVWIPSIKAVVGGVVVAENIHVWMADTQTPQSHKDWLATLAGIEKLQPNTVIPGHYLGKSARSLAPVTFTAGYIKAFDKETAKAKDSAALIAAMKQRYPSLGEDSSLELSAKVAKGEMKW, translated from the coding sequence CACTCAAGCGCCTGCTGCTGGCGACCGCCTCGATGGCGTTCGCTGCCCACACCTGGGCCGCCGACCTGACGCTGGACGTCTACAACCCGGGCGCGGCTGCGGTTTTCCCGGTGACATCGGTATTGGTCAGCGGCGAAAAGGACGCGATCCTGGTGGATGCCCAGTTCGGCAAGACCCAGGCCGAGCAGGTCGTGGAAAAAATCCGCGCCAGCGGCAAACGATTGACCACGATCTACATCAGCCACGGTGATCCGGACTACTATTTTGGTCTGGAAACCCTGACTGCCGCGTTCCCCGAGGCCAAGGTCCTGGCGTCCGCGCCGACCGTCGAGCACATCAAGCAAACCGTCGATGGCAAGCTGAAATATTGGGGGCCGATCTTGAAGGCTGATGCACCGGCCAAGGCTGTCGTGCCACAGGTACTCAAGGGCGACAGCCTGACCCTGGAGGGCAAACGCTTGCAGATCGTCGGCCTTGAAGGCCCGCAACCGGACCGCAGTTTCGTGTGGATTCCATCGATCAAGGCGGTCGTCGGCGGCGTGGTGGTGGCCGAGAACATCCATGTCTGGATGGCCGATACCCAGACGCCGCAGTCTCATAAGGATTGGCTGGCGACGCTCGCTGGCATTGAAAAGCTGCAACCGAACACCGTGATTCCCGGCCATTACCTGGGTAAAAGTGCCAGGTCCCTGGCCCCGGTGACATTCACTGCCGGCTACATCAAGGCTTTCGACAAAGAAACCGCCAAGGCCAAGGATTCCGCCGCTCTGATTGCCGCCATGAAGCAACGCTACCCGAGCCTGGGTGAGGACAGTTCCCTGGAGCTCAGTGCCAAGGTGGCCAAGGGCGAGATGAAGTGGTGA